GCGTCATTAGGGTTGCTTCTAGAACGAGGGGTTGTGCGCCATCTCTATGGCAGACCACTAGAAACTCTGTTGGCAACGTGGGGTGTGAGTCTAGTCCTACAACAGTTTGTGCGATCAGTCAGTCTTCAATTCACGATTGGACTATTGCTGTTCTGTTTGCTGTTCTTTGGTGCATTGTTCTGGCTAGGGAAGCGCCAAGACTTTCAGCGGATTCGAAGGTGGGCGATTGGGATCATGCTACCGCTATCGGCTGCCATTACCCTAGTGGTTGCCAATGTGCTTGGGCAGACCTATAAGCTGGCAGTGACCAAACCTTGGTTTGGCACTCAAGGGGTAGATGTTACTGCCCCTAAGTGGTTGCGAGGTGGCATCGAACTGGTAAAAGGCTATCAGTTGCCCTACACTCGGTTATTTATCATTGTGTTAACAATCGCTTGCACCGTGGGAATTTACTGGTTCCTCAACAATACTATTTGGGGACTGCGAATTCGTGCCGTTACCCAAAATCGCAATATGAGTGCTTGTCTAGGCATTCCTACCGCCACTGTGGATGCACTAACGTTTGCGATCGGCTCTGGCTTAGCAGGCATTGCTGGTTGCGCCATCAGTTTGTTGGGATCAGTAAGTTCTAACGTAGGGCAGGCTTACATTGTGGATGCTTTCATGGTGGTTGTGGTTGGTGGTGTAGGCAAATTGGTGGGCAGTATCGTCGCTGCCCTTAGCATTGGCATCATCAATTATGTAATCAGTTCCAATGCCCTAGGGCCGTTAGTAGCCTTTAGCCCACCCCTGAAGGGATTTTTTGAATTTTTCGCTACAGGGCCTATGGCCAAGGTCGTGGTGTTTACGATGATTGTGTTCTTTCTGCAGATTCGCCCTGCTGGTCTATTTCCCCAAAAGGGACGCACAGTGGATGCTTAGGGAAGTGGGTAGTTGCCGACTCGCAACCCGTTCTCAAGCAAACAGCCCTAATCTAGCTGAAGTCTAGCTGAGGCGCTCTAGCCATGAATCTACTTCAATCAACAGCAGCTTGCCCAGATGTAGTAACTGGCGTAGATGTCCTAGCCCCAAGTTGCTAGGTACTGTTTGTAGGGTAACTCCTGGTGGCGGTTCGGTTATGCCGGCTAACTGTAATGCCTGCCGTTGGAGGTAGCCCAGACACAGGGGGGCAATTTGGGTATGGAAGCGGTAATAGTAAACTTCTTGGGCTTGATCAAGGCAAAGTGACAACCCAAGGCGTTGACCAATTTGGATTAGGCGCTCAACTTGGGTGACCAGAGGTTCTACGATCCCTGGCTCAAACCCATAGAGCAGGCTCCAGAGAGAACGCAAAATCTGCTGTTGCAGTATGCGAGGTGCTTGGGGCAACTTTAAGGTACACCGCAGTTGGGCAGCTTCTACTGCGATCGCCAACAACTCGTCTAGGGTGCTCTGAAGAGATTCCTGTCCTAGGGTGCAGTTATGTCCATCCTGATCTAGCGATCGTAGGCACATGGCTGCTCGATGGCTCAAGGCAATTTCAGCCGCTACTTGCAGTTCTTGGGGCACCTGCCACCCATCTCGATGGAATGCCATCAGCACACCATAGTTGTCTCGATAAACTTGGGTGTAGAGTTGGTCAAGCCGCATAAGTGTATCTTGACTCAACAGCCGAATAATTCGATGACGCTCCTCAGGCAGTAAATCTTTTAAGCTATAGTATTGATTGCCACAGTAACGATTGATTGTCAGAATCACTTCAGCAGCACTGGCTTGTGCCAGAGAGCCAAACAAATCTGTTTTGAAATTGCTGTAGTCTATGCGTCCTGTAAAGGGTTGAACACAGCAGTGAAAATCCCAACCCCCTAGGTGCAATACTGCAAACACCAAATGATGACGCTCCCAAGTGATTGTAGAGGTGACCTGCAAATGTCCTACTGCTAGCGCTAGGGCACCCATACGCTGA
This Cyanobacteriota bacterium DNA region includes the following protein-coding sequences:
- a CDS encoding branched-chain amino acid ABC transporter permease, with amino-acid sequence MTQLLESIFGGLSIGSVLLIAALGLAIVFGLMGVINMAHGELMMLGAYTTFVVQNLCKKTPFEDAYIFFALIAAFVVTASLGLLLERGVVRHLYGRPLETLLATWGVSLVLQQFVRSVSLQFTIGLLLFCLLFFGALFWLGKRQDFQRIRRWAIGIMLPLSAAITLVVANVLGQTYKLAVTKPWFGTQGVDVTAPKWLRGGIELVKGYQLPYTRLFIIVLTIACTVGIYWFLNNTIWGLRIRAVTQNRNMSACLGIPTATVDALTFAIGSGLAGIAGCAISLLGSVSSNVGQAYIVDAFMVVVVGGVGKLVGSIVAALSIGIINYVISSNALGPLVAFSPPLKGFFEFFATGPMAKVVVFTMIVFFLQIRPAGLFPQKGRTVDA